From a region of the Citricoccus muralis genome:
- a CDS encoding alkaline phosphatase D family protein: protein METFQNPSRRTLITGLTATALAATLPAAVTAGPAGAAPASPSAAARRTASRLTLPSGIQTGDVTSNSAVLWSRSSGEGRLQAVLHALDADGDRINARGRRRGHGRGRDGEPIRLRGPRATAETDFTARINASGLPTGTTFEIELAFEDEHGRLGELGRGSFSTAPGRKSGGAQSFVWTADTAGQGYGINEEVGGMFGYETMRSFNPDFFLHAGDTVYADGPIAETMEEPDGTIWRNLVTEEVSKVAETLTEYRGRHRYNLMDANIRAMYAEVPVIATWDDHETTNNWWAGETLADERYTVTDVNTLAARGRRAWQEYQPIADRRAMSRGTGFEPARIYRKIERGPELDVFVLDMRTHKGENTDGMEPHATEILGEEQLTWLLRELKTSKATWKVILADLPLGIIVPDGPGQESISNADPGTPLGRELELARLLSGIKRQRSKNIVFLTGDVHYCAAHHYSPERAAFKDFNPFWEFVAGPINAGSFGPNEMDATFGPHVDFQKAGPALASPRGGKGQFFGRVEIAPSGEEFTVELIDATGAVQYTRTLTPER from the coding sequence ATGGAAACCTTCCAGAACCCCAGCCGCCGCACACTGATCACCGGCCTGACCGCCACCGCACTGGCCGCCACCCTGCCCGCCGCCGTCACCGCCGGACCCGCCGGAGCCGCACCGGCCTCACCGTCGGCCGCCGCCCGCCGCACCGCCTCCCGCTTGACCCTGCCGTCCGGAATCCAGACCGGCGACGTCACCTCGAACTCCGCCGTGTTGTGGTCCCGTTCCTCCGGTGAAGGCCGTCTGCAGGCCGTGCTGCACGCGCTGGATGCCGACGGCGACCGCATCAACGCGCGCGGCCGGCGTCGTGGCCATGGTCGCGGCCGCGACGGCGAGCCGATCCGCCTGCGGGGCCCCAGGGCCACCGCCGAAACCGACTTCACCGCCCGAATCAATGCCAGCGGCCTGCCGACCGGCACCACCTTCGAGATCGAACTCGCTTTCGAGGACGAGCACGGCCGTCTCGGCGAACTCGGGCGCGGTTCCTTCAGCACCGCCCCGGGACGGAAGTCCGGCGGCGCCCAGAGCTTCGTCTGGACCGCGGACACCGCGGGCCAGGGCTACGGCATCAACGAGGAGGTCGGCGGCATGTTCGGCTACGAGACCATGCGCTCGTTCAACCCGGACTTCTTCCTCCACGCCGGCGACACCGTCTACGCCGACGGCCCGATCGCCGAGACGATGGAGGAGCCGGACGGCACGATCTGGCGCAACCTCGTGACGGAAGAGGTCTCGAAAGTGGCCGAGACCCTCACCGAGTACCGCGGCCGCCACCGCTACAACCTCATGGACGCCAACATCCGCGCCATGTACGCCGAGGTCCCCGTCATCGCCACCTGGGACGATCACGAGACCACCAACAACTGGTGGGCCGGCGAGACCCTGGCTGACGAGCGCTACACCGTCACCGACGTCAACACCCTGGCCGCCCGTGGCCGTCGCGCCTGGCAGGAGTACCAGCCGATCGCCGACCGCCGGGCCATGTCCCGGGGCACCGGCTTCGAGCCGGCCCGCATCTACCGAAAGATCGAGCGCGGCCCCGAGCTGGACGTGTTCGTGTTGGACATGCGCACGCACAAGGGAGAGAACACAGACGGCATGGAGCCCCACGCCACCGAGATCCTCGGCGAGGAGCAGCTGACCTGGCTGCTGCGCGAACTGAAGACCTCGAAGGCCACCTGGAAGGTCATCCTCGCGGACCTGCCGCTGGGCATCATCGTCCCGGACGGCCCAGGCCAGGAATCCATCTCGAATGCGGATCCGGGTACACCGCTCGGCCGCGAACTCGAGCTCGCCCGGCTCCTCTCCGGCATCAAACGACAGCGGAGCAAGAACATCGTGTTCCTGACCGGAGACGTGCACTACTGCGCCGCCCACCACTACTCCCCCGAGCGCGCCGCGTTCAAGGACTTCAATCCCTTCTGGGAGTTCGTGGCCGGACCAATCAACGCCGGATCCTTCGGCCCGAACGAGATGGACGCGACCTTCGGTCCGCACGTCGACTTCCAGAAGGCCGGACCGGCCTTGGCGTCACCCCGTGGCGGCAAGGGCCAGTTCTTCGGCCGCGTGGAGATCGCCCCAAGCGGCGAGGAATTCACGGTCGAGCTGATCGATGCCACGGGTGCGGTCCAGTACACCCGCACGCTGACCCCTGAACGCTGA
- a CDS encoding DUF6454 family protein, which produces MKTNLSLLAGALAAATALGGGLAATALPSADPAPSAPQNAENHGQPGRDRLTPEATLFQDVTRSTRWDLADTVDLDFDAFHMQGMSLVGDRIFVSSVEIIEPTVRYEEPIDGYDRSAGQGIGHVFVLDREGNLLEDIVLGEGDIYHPGGIDFDGEKLWVPVAEYRPDSASIVYTIDPDTHEVTEEFRHDDHVGGVVRNRSNGQVNGVSWGSRTLFTWNRHGKLKSTSANPSHFVDYQDCEYSGSGHQLCSGVSGALGGLALTDLKTNEIVNEVPVTLTSETGKPITQNPVSLEADGDVLRMLAAPDDGPGTKLYLYEARP; this is translated from the coding sequence ATGAAGACCAACCTGTCACTTCTGGCCGGCGCCCTCGCCGCGGCCACCGCACTGGGCGGCGGCCTCGCGGCCACGGCCCTGCCCTCCGCAGACCCCGCACCCTCCGCACCCCAGAACGCCGAGAACCACGGCCAACCCGGCCGCGACCGGCTCACCCCCGAGGCCACGCTCTTCCAGGACGTCACCCGAAGCACCCGGTGGGACCTGGCGGACACGGTGGACCTGGATTTCGATGCCTTCCACATGCAGGGCATGTCCCTCGTGGGGGACAGGATCTTCGTGTCCAGCGTGGAAATCATCGAGCCGACGGTCCGCTACGAGGAGCCCATCGACGGCTACGACCGTTCCGCAGGTCAGGGTATCGGCCATGTCTTCGTCCTCGACCGCGAGGGCAACCTGCTCGAGGACATCGTCCTGGGCGAGGGCGACATCTACCACCCCGGCGGCATCGACTTCGACGGGGAGAAGCTGTGGGTACCGGTGGCCGAATACCGGCCTGACAGCGCCTCCATCGTCTACACGATCGATCCGGACACCCATGAGGTCACCGAGGAGTTCCGGCATGACGACCATGTGGGAGGAGTGGTCAGGAACCGATCCAATGGCCAGGTCAACGGCGTCAGCTGGGGTTCGCGCACCCTTTTCACGTGGAACCGCCACGGCAAGCTGAAGTCCACGTCCGCCAACCCGAGCCACTTCGTGGACTACCAGGACTGCGAGTACTCCGGCAGCGGCCACCAGCTCTGCTCCGGGGTCTCCGGGGCCCTCGGCGGCCTGGCCCTGACCGACCTGAAGACCAACGAGATCGTCAACGAGGTCCCGGTCACCCTCACCTCGGAAACCGGGAAGCCCATCACCCAGAACCCGGTGTCCCTTGAGGCGGACGGCGACGTGCTCCGCATGCTGGCCGCGCCGGACGACGGCCCCGGCACCAAGCTGTACCTCTACGAGGCCCGCCCGTAG
- a CDS encoding tyrosine-protein phosphatase: MSEDFMDPVTWEGAVNARRVLGSVYRMGRQEWLTDDGWQQLRRDGVSTVIDLRGTPERRRRPTDPEVSDQAHAGIEILHRPVEDHTHDGYEDYLAPALADGAPYPNHPRYYPSMLQYFPHRVAAVFTAIAAAPGSVVLHCSAGRDRTGLVVTLLLLLAGRRDLVTSQYDAGARGINEWHRISPVPHPHERHLDAAELDAFLSGRIEALQEFAASLPDAEAVADLLREYGVTDDELDAVRAKLYGRAS; encoded by the coding sequence ATGAGCGAGGATTTCATGGACCCGGTGACCTGGGAGGGGGCGGTCAACGCCCGCCGCGTCCTGGGTAGCGTCTACCGGATGGGACGGCAGGAATGGCTGACGGACGACGGTTGGCAGCAGCTGCGCCGGGACGGCGTGAGTACAGTGATCGATCTCCGCGGCACCCCCGAGCGCCGGCGCCGCCCCACCGATCCCGAGGTGTCCGATCAGGCCCATGCTGGCATCGAGATCCTGCACCGCCCGGTGGAGGATCACACGCATGACGGTTATGAGGACTATCTGGCCCCGGCGCTGGCCGACGGCGCGCCGTATCCCAACCATCCGCGGTATTACCCGTCCATGCTCCAGTACTTCCCGCACCGCGTGGCCGCCGTGTTCACGGCCATCGCCGCCGCGCCCGGCTCGGTGGTGCTGCACTGCTCGGCCGGACGGGACCGGACCGGCCTGGTGGTCACCCTGCTGCTGTTGCTCGCCGGCCGCCGGGACCTGGTCACCTCCCAGTACGACGCCGGCGCGCGCGGCATCAACGAATGGCACCGCATCAGCCCCGTGCCCCATCCCCATGAGCGGCATCTGGACGCGGCGGAACTGGACGCGTTCCTCTCCGGCCGGATCGAGGCCCTGCAGGAGTTCGCCGCCTCGCTGCCGGATGCCGAGGCCGTGGCGGACCTGCTGAGGGAGTACGGGGTGACCGACGACGAACTGGACGCCGTGCGGGCCAAGCTCTACGGGCGGGCCTCGTAG
- a CDS encoding MFS transporter: MSETESHPSVVLPSGSPQKVAQSAQSPQSAQPRRRNRFSRPTRPPRKKTPAAAIRKATAASALGNATEWYDYGVYAVATAYITQNFFPGEGGMLLTLATFAISFLVRPIGGLVWGPLGDRIGRKGILALTILMMSGATFLIGVLPTFEQVGVLAPVLLIVLRMVQGFSTGGEYGGAATYMSEYAPDRRRGFLGSFLEFGTLGGFALGTAIMLLLELILSPEQMASWGWRLPFLLAAPMGLIGFYLRSKLDDTPVYEEMNGSPDHGTAHDAGPPAGAPTAPAASAGPTTAEGTPESETPAPPSLPALFREHWKPMLVMTGLVISVNVVNYTLLSYMPTYLEQQIGLPAAAGLMVILIGEVAMMALMPWAGGLSDKHGRKPSWFFSLGGLILLAIPMFMLMGMNFGLAILGFAVLGLLYIPQLSTITATFPAMFPTQARFSGFAITYNIATSIFGGTAALVNEWGIGVTGDVQFPAYYMMAACAVGLVCAWFMRETAGASLRGSEVPGSIGSAVVPGSPAETALEEGRQPEQRTMDEEQMLILAAEAREAAATGAGGVAVSDRESSPAAGGR; the protein is encoded by the coding sequence GTGTCCGAAACAGAGTCCCATCCCTCGGTAGTTCTCCCCTCTGGCTCTCCCCAGAAGGTCGCGCAGTCCGCGCAGTCCCCGCAGTCCGCGCAGCCCCGGCGGCGCAACCGCTTCTCCCGGCCGACCCGTCCACCGCGGAAGAAGACCCCGGCCGCCGCCATCCGCAAGGCCACGGCCGCCTCTGCCCTCGGCAACGCGACGGAGTGGTACGACTACGGCGTCTACGCGGTGGCCACCGCCTACATCACGCAGAACTTCTTCCCGGGCGAGGGCGGCATGCTGCTGACCCTGGCGACGTTCGCGATCTCCTTCCTGGTCCGCCCGATCGGCGGCCTCGTCTGGGGTCCGCTGGGTGACCGGATCGGCCGCAAGGGCATCCTCGCCCTGACCATCCTGATGATGTCCGGTGCCACGTTCCTCATCGGCGTGCTGCCGACCTTCGAGCAGGTCGGCGTCCTGGCCCCGGTGCTGCTGATCGTGCTGCGCATGGTCCAGGGCTTCTCCACCGGCGGCGAGTACGGCGGTGCGGCCACCTACATGTCCGAGTACGCCCCGGACCGCCGCCGCGGCTTCCTCGGCTCGTTCCTGGAGTTCGGCACCCTGGGTGGATTCGCCCTGGGCACGGCGATCATGCTGCTGCTGGAGCTCATCCTCTCCCCCGAGCAGATGGCCTCCTGGGGCTGGCGCCTGCCCTTCCTGCTGGCCGCCCCCATGGGCCTGATCGGCTTCTACCTGCGCTCCAAGCTGGACGACACCCCGGTCTACGAGGAGATGAACGGCTCGCCGGACCACGGCACCGCGCACGACGCCGGCCCCCCGGCCGGTGCGCCCACCGCACCGGCCGCTTCGGCCGGCCCCACCACCGCGGAAGGCACCCCGGAGAGCGAGACCCCCGCGCCGCCGTCGTTGCCGGCGCTGTTCCGCGAGCACTGGAAGCCGATGCTGGTGATGACCGGGCTGGTGATCTCGGTGAACGTGGTCAACTACACGCTGTTGTCCTACATGCCGACCTACCTGGAGCAGCAGATCGGCCTGCCGGCCGCGGCCGGGCTGATGGTCATCCTCATCGGCGAAGTCGCCATGATGGCGCTGATGCCATGGGCTGGCGGTCTCTCCGACAAGCACGGGCGCAAGCCCTCCTGGTTCTTCTCCCTGGGCGGGCTGATTCTGCTGGCCATCCCGATGTTCATGCTGATGGGCATGAACTTCGGATTGGCGATCCTGGGCTTCGCCGTGCTGGGCCTGCTGTACATCCCGCAGTTGTCCACGATCACCGCGACGTTCCCGGCCATGTTCCCGACCCAGGCCCGGTTCTCCGGCTTCGCGATCACCTACAACATCGCCACCTCGATCTTCGGCGGCACCGCCGCCCTGGTGAACGAATGGGGCATCGGCGTCACGGGCGATGTGCAGTTCCCGGCGTACTACATGATGGCCGCCTGCGCGGTTGGCCTGGTCTGCGCCTGGTTCATGCGGGAGACCGCCGGCGCCTCCCTGCGCGGCTCCGAGGTGCCCGGTTCCATCGGCTCCGCCGTGGTCCCCGGCTCCCCGGCCGAGACGGCTCTCGAGGAGGGACGCCAGCCCGAGCAGCGGACCATGGATGAGGAGCAGATGCTCATCCTGGCCGCTGAGGCCCGCGAGGCCGCCGCCACCGGTGCCGGTGGCGTGGCAGTTTCAGACCGGGAGAGTTCACCGGCGGCGGGCGGCCGCTGA
- a CDS encoding helix-turn-helix transcriptional regulator, which yields MADTTARTLNLLSLLQTHRHWGGAELARRLGISDRTLRRDVERLRELGYRVDSVPGLDGGYRLEAGSAVPPLLLTDEEAVALAIGLRAAATQRLVGGPDTTLAALAKLEQLLPSRLRRRVGALGEFVQPTGPDGPSTSPEVLGELALACRDQERVRFAYTAAGGAESTRHAEPYALVPAESRWYLLAWDLDRADWRTFRVDRLSALFHTRAAFAPRPLPPEGTAAFVAAAVHAVHAGPRPVTGRAVLDMDLASMRQAFGPWAETAQELPDGRTAWPLSGRRVQDVVFGLSWIPEGVRYVLEVPEPLREQVLELADRLSAAARRR from the coding sequence ATGGCCGATACCACCGCACGGACCCTGAACCTGCTCAGCCTGCTGCAGACCCACCGGCACTGGGGCGGCGCGGAACTGGCGCGCCGCTTGGGCATCTCGGACCGCACCCTGCGCCGCGACGTGGAGCGGCTGCGGGAGCTCGGCTACCGGGTGGACTCCGTTCCCGGGCTGGACGGGGGCTACCGGTTGGAGGCGGGATCCGCGGTGCCACCGCTACTGTTGACCGACGAGGAAGCGGTGGCCCTGGCGATCGGCCTGAGGGCGGCCGCCACCCAACGCCTCGTCGGGGGCCCGGACACCACCCTGGCCGCGTTGGCGAAGCTGGAACAGTTGCTCCCGTCCCGGCTGCGACGCCGGGTGGGTGCGCTGGGCGAGTTCGTCCAGCCCACCGGGCCGGACGGCCCCAGCACTTCACCAGAGGTCCTCGGGGAACTGGCCCTGGCCTGCCGCGACCAGGAGCGGGTGCGCTTCGCCTACACGGCGGCGGGCGGCGCGGAGTCCACGCGTCACGCGGAGCCCTACGCCCTGGTTCCGGCCGAATCGAGGTGGTACCTGCTGGCCTGGGACCTGGACCGGGCCGACTGGAGGACCTTTCGCGTGGACCGCCTGTCAGCTTTGTTTCACACCCGGGCGGCGTTCGCACCCCGGCCGCTGCCACCTGAGGGAACGGCGGCCTTCGTGGCCGCTGCAGTCCATGCGGTCCACGCGGGACCACGGCCTGTGACGGGACGGGCCGTGCTGGATATGGATCTCGCCTCGATGCGCCAGGCGTTCGGGCCCTGGGCCGAGACCGCCCAGGAGCTGCCCGACGGCCGGACCGCCTGGCCCCTGTCCGGCCGCCGGGTCCAGGACGTGGTGTTCGGGTTGTCCTGGATCCCCGAGGGCGTCCGGTACGTCCTGGAGGTGCCTGAACCACTGCGCGAGCAGGTGCTCGAATTGGCCGATCGATTGTCAGCGGCCGCCCGCCGCCGGTGA
- a CDS encoding ATP-binding cassette domain-containing protein, protein MTTDTIIHSRGLAKRFTAPGSPGKHVQAVAGLDLDVSRGELLAFLGPNGAGKSTSLRLLTTLLRPSAGTATVAGCDVHTDPAGVRSRIGYVGQGTSGSLSQRVRDELLSQGAFHGLGRRERARRADELIESLELGPFARRTVQQLSGGQKRRVDIALGLVHAPTLLFLDEPSTGLDPQSRANLWQHILDLRESHGTTVFLTTHYLDEADRYAERVLVMDAGRVIADNTAEHLKAGLAGDAVTLGFPDAGLAEAARALLGHLLHTGATQVTDDVGRPGLAITIPDGAGRLPDLIRALDAEGLPPASAAAVPPTLDDVFLSLTGRSLREADLASSGPDTDAPHPDQTLQEASRP, encoded by the coding sequence ATGACCACAGACACCATCATCCACAGCCGCGGTCTGGCCAAGCGCTTCACGGCACCGGGTTCCCCGGGCAAGCACGTGCAGGCGGTGGCCGGGCTCGACCTCGACGTCTCCCGTGGCGAGCTCCTCGCCTTCCTCGGCCCCAACGGCGCGGGCAAGTCCACCTCCCTGCGTCTACTCACCACACTGCTGCGCCCCTCGGCAGGCACCGCCACCGTGGCCGGTTGCGATGTGCATACCGATCCGGCGGGGGTGCGCTCGCGCATCGGCTATGTAGGCCAAGGCACCTCCGGCAGCCTGTCCCAGCGGGTGAGGGACGAGTTGCTCAGCCAAGGCGCCTTCCACGGGCTGGGGCGGCGCGAGAGGGCCCGGCGCGCGGACGAGCTCATCGAGTCGCTGGAGTTGGGGCCCTTCGCCCGGCGCACCGTCCAACAGCTCAGCGGCGGCCAGAAACGGCGTGTGGACATCGCACTGGGCCTGGTCCATGCACCCACGCTGCTCTTCCTCGATGAGCCATCCACCGGCCTGGACCCGCAGAGCCGGGCCAACCTGTGGCAGCACATCCTGGACCTGCGCGAGAGTCATGGCACCACCGTCTTCCTGACCACCCACTACCTGGACGAGGCGGACCGCTACGCCGAGCGGGTGCTGGTCATGGACGCCGGCCGGGTCATCGCGGACAACACGGCTGAGCACCTCAAGGCCGGGCTGGCCGGGGACGCCGTCACCCTCGGCTTCCCGGACGCCGGCCTCGCCGAGGCCGCCCGCGCCCTGCTCGGCCACCTCCTGCACACCGGGGCCACCCAGGTGACCGACGACGTCGGCCGCCCCGGCCTCGCGATCACGATCCCCGACGGCGCCGGCCGGCTTCCCGACCTCATCCGAGCCCTCGACGCCGAGGGGTTGCCGCCGGCGTCGGCCGCCGCCGTCCCGCCCACCCTGGACGACGTCTTCCTGTCCTTGACCGGCCGCTCGCTGCGCGAGGCCGACCTGGCCTCGTCGGGGCCGGACACCGACGCACCCCACCCAGACCAGACTCTCCAGGAAGCGAGCCGACCATGA
- a CDS encoding ABC transporter permease translates to MSSIATDSYHVLVRELRPMVRDPFSLIFSLVQPLVFLGLFTPLLIGQSGGSTAETLQWFVPGVLVMIVLFGTGAVGSNLQYDLMTGAHERTLVAPVSRSSLLVGRALKEVVPITVQSLVIVAVAFPFGFRADPVGLVAGLALLAVFGIGLGALSYSLGLATKEHEWLFWGVQQLLIFPLLILSGMLLPLEDGPAWMRVVAALNPVSHVVTAERVLLAGDLVALEVLWGALAAVAVAGVGLVVGVRSMRRD, encoded by the coding sequence ATGAGCTCCATCGCCACTGACAGCTACCACGTCCTGGTCCGCGAGCTGCGGCCCATGGTCCGTGATCCCTTCTCCCTGATCTTCAGCCTGGTCCAGCCCCTGGTCTTCCTCGGGCTGTTCACGCCGCTGCTCATCGGCCAATCCGGCGGGTCGACCGCCGAGACCCTGCAGTGGTTCGTCCCCGGTGTGCTCGTGATGATCGTGCTCTTCGGCACCGGCGCCGTCGGGTCGAACCTGCAGTACGACCTGATGACCGGTGCCCACGAACGCACCCTCGTGGCTCCGGTCTCCCGCTCCTCTCTCCTGGTGGGCCGGGCCCTGAAGGAGGTGGTGCCGATCACCGTGCAGTCCCTGGTCATCGTGGCCGTGGCGTTCCCCTTCGGCTTCCGCGCGGATCCCGTGGGCCTGGTGGCGGGACTGGCACTGCTGGCGGTGTTCGGGATCGGCCTGGGCGCGTTGAGCTATTCGCTGGGGTTGGCCACCAAGGAGCACGAGTGGCTGTTCTGGGGCGTGCAGCAACTGCTGATCTTCCCGCTGCTCATCCTCTCCGGCATGCTGCTGCCACTCGAGGACGGTCCGGCGTGGATGCGGGTGGTGGCCGCCCTCAACCCGGTCAGCCACGTGGTCACGGCCGAGCGGGTCCTGCTGGCCGGGGATCTGGTGGCCCTGGAGGTGCTGTGGGGTGCGTTGGCCGCCGTGGCGGTCGCCGGCGTCGGGCTCGTGGTGGGCGTGCGCAGCATGCGGCGCGACTGA
- a CDS encoding 1,4-dihydroxy-2-naphthoyl-CoA synthase encodes MPEKVSDLFDPQHWRVVNGFGFEDLTYHRQVERDSSGAIVRDLPTVRIAFDRPEVRNAFRPGTVDELYRALDHARMTPDVGCILLTGNGPSSKDGGQSFCSGGDQRIRGRDGYRYAEGDTAETVDPARAGRLHILEVQRLMRTTPKPIIAVVNGWAAGGGHSLHVVADLTIASRQHGKFKQTDATVGSFDAGYGSALLARHIGQKNARGIFFLAREYSAEQMVQMGAVNEAVDHERLEEVALEYAADINRQSPQAIRMLKFAFNMADDGMSGQQVFAGEATRMGYMTDEAVEGRDAFLQKRDPDWSAFPHHF; translated from the coding sequence CTGCCGGAGAAGGTGTCGGACCTCTTCGACCCGCAGCACTGGCGGGTGGTGAACGGCTTCGGCTTCGAGGACCTCACCTACCACCGCCAGGTGGAGCGGGACTCCTCCGGGGCGATCGTGCGAGACCTGCCGACCGTCCGCATCGCCTTCGACCGCCCGGAGGTCCGCAACGCGTTCCGTCCGGGTACCGTGGACGAGCTGTACCGGGCGCTGGACCACGCCCGCATGACGCCGGACGTCGGCTGCATCCTGCTCACCGGCAACGGCCCCTCCTCCAAGGACGGCGGCCAATCGTTCTGCTCCGGCGGCGATCAGCGCATCCGCGGCCGGGACGGCTACCGCTACGCCGAGGGGGACACCGCCGAGACCGTGGACCCGGCCCGCGCCGGCCGCCTGCACATCCTCGAGGTCCAGCGGCTCATGCGGACCACGCCCAAGCCGATCATCGCCGTCGTCAACGGCTGGGCGGCCGGCGGCGGGCATTCCCTGCACGTGGTGGCCGACCTGACGATCGCCTCGAGGCAGCACGGCAAGTTCAAGCAGACCGACGCCACGGTGGGCTCCTTCGACGCCGGCTATGGCTCCGCCCTGTTGGCGCGGCACATCGGCCAGAAGAACGCCCGTGGCATCTTCTTCCTGGCCCGCGAGTACTCCGCCGAGCAGATGGTGCAGATGGGCGCCGTGAACGAGGCCGTGGACCACGAACGCCTCGAGGAGGTGGCCCTCGAGTACGCCGCGGACATCAACCGCCAGTCCCCGCAGGCCATCCGCATGCTCAAGTTCGCCTTCAACATGGCCGACGACGGCATGTCCGGCCAGCAGGTCTTCGCCGGCGAGGCCACCCGCATGGGCTACATGACGGACGAGGCGGTGGAGGGCCGGGACGCGTTCCTGCAGAAGCGCGATCCCGACTGGTCGGCGTTCCCGCACCACTTCTGA
- a CDS encoding AMP-binding protein: MPVTPADLDRAQRALAAALEGSGPPVEFTEDGRVLSRPEAADPAAGGAEGTVAVVRTSGSTGTPKQTLLTREALAASAAATASRIGGEGQWLLAVGLHYVAGLAVLSRSIAAGTTPVPLAPGPFTPQSFAEAVDRMERGTGFRALSLVPTMLSRLLVPNAGPGTLGAGFAGSAVDALRTFDAILIGGARLPDRVREAAAEAGLRIHLTYGMSETCGGCVYDGVPLDGVTADLVTDPDGGDHPGVPRLRLSGPMVAAGYFNEADRTAQHFGAGPGRATGTSAGSGQDAGPGGRTRWFLTEDTGTVNGPPGRQHLTVTGRVDDVINTGGVKVSAARVQQVLETLPGVRAAFVGAVRDDEWGQRVCAAVAEDQNRPPFDQAAAREAIRAQLGPAAVPKQWLVLEALPLLPNGKTDRQALLTRFST; encoded by the coding sequence GTGCCCGTGACCCCAGCCGACCTCGACCGCGCTCAGCGTGCGCTGGCCGCTGCCCTGGAGGGCTCCGGTCCCCCGGTCGAGTTCACCGAGGACGGCCGGGTGCTCTCCCGCCCCGAGGCCGCGGATCCGGCGGCCGGCGGCGCCGAGGGGACGGTCGCCGTCGTGCGCACCTCGGGCTCCACCGGGACGCCCAAGCAGACCCTGCTGACGCGAGAGGCCCTGGCCGCCTCGGCTGCTGCGACCGCCAGCCGGATCGGCGGCGAGGGCCAGTGGCTGCTGGCCGTGGGCCTGCACTACGTGGCCGGGCTGGCCGTGCTCTCCCGCTCCATCGCGGCAGGCACCACCCCCGTCCCGCTGGCCCCCGGCCCGTTCACGCCGCAGTCCTTCGCGGAGGCCGTGGACCGGATGGAGCGTGGCACCGGCTTCCGCGCCCTGTCCCTCGTGCCCACCATGCTCTCCCGCCTCCTGGTGCCCAACGCCGGCCCGGGCACTCTTGGCGCCGGGTTCGCCGGGTCAGCCGTGGATGCCCTCCGCACCTTCGACGCGATCCTCATCGGCGGCGCCCGCCTCCCCGACCGGGTCCGGGAGGCCGCCGCCGAGGCCGGCCTGCGGATCCACCTGACGTACGGCATGAGCGAGACCTGCGGCGGCTGTGTGTATGACGGCGTCCCCCTGGACGGGGTGACTGCGGACCTCGTCACCGATCCGGACGGCGGGGACCACCCGGGCGTCCCCCGTCTGCGGCTGTCTGGACCCATGGTCGCCGCCGGCTACTTCAACGAAGCCGATCGCACGGCCCAGCATTTCGGCGCCGGACCTGGCCGCGCTACCGGCACCAGCGCCGGCAGTGGCCAGGACGCAGGGCCGGGCGGCAGGACCCGCTGGTTCCTCACCGAGGACACCGGCACGGTGAACGGGCCCCCCGGCCGGCAGCACCTCACCGTGACCGGCCGCGTGGACGATGTCATCAACACCGGCGGCGTGAAGGTCTCCGCGGCGAGGGTCCAGCAGGTGCTCGAGACGCTCCCGGGTGTGCGGGCTGCCTTCGTCGGAGCGGTCCGCGACGACGAATGGGGTCAGCGCGTGTGCGCCGCCGTGGCAGAGGATCAGAATCGCCCGCCGTTCGACCAGGCCGCCGCCCGCGAGGCGATCCGGGCCCAGCTGGGACCGGCAGCGGTGCCCAAGCAATGGCTGGTACTCGAGGCCCTGCCGCTGCTGCCGAACGGCAAGACCGACCGCCAGGCCCTGCTCACCCGCTTCTCCACCTGA